A window of Pseudomonas putida genomic DNA:
AACCTGGCCACGGTGACTCAGCAGTAGATCGCTCCCCCCTTGAACCGCGGTGCTCCTCTCCCTGGTGCCGCGGTTCCTTTTTATTCCCGTCACAACTCCTTTTTCTTGCCGACCGGTTCGCGGGCACGCCCGCTCCCACAGGTACTACACAGGCCTGAAGGCAGCGCGGTCGAGGTGGGAGCGGGCATGCCCGCGAATAGGCCTGGCCTGCCAAGCGCATTACAATGGTCTACACCCCAACCGATGCCTGACCCATGATCCAGTCCGACCTTGACCTGTTCGGCGCCCAGCCGCAACGCCTGGCCAGCCACACCGTGCTGCTGCCAGGCTTTGCCCTGGTCGAAATCGAGGCATTGCTCGACGCCCTGCGCCCGGTACTACGCGCCGCGCCGTTCCGGCACATGCGCACGCCGGGTGGCCTGCGCATGGCAGTCGGCCTGACCAACTGTGGCACGCTGGGTTGGGTCAGTGATGAACACGGCTACCGCTACAGCCCCTGCGACCCACTCAGCGGCAAACCCTGGCCCGCCCTGCCCCCGGTGTTGCTTGACCTGGCAGCCCGCGCTGCGGCCATGGCCGGGTTCGACGGTTTTGTGCCGGATGCCTGCCTGGTGAACCACTACCTCCCGGGCACCCGCCTGAGCCTGCACCAGGACCGCGACGAGCAGGACTTCGGCCAGCCCATCGTGTCGGTGTCGCTGGGCCTGCCGGCGGTGTTCCTGTTCGGTGGCCTGCAGCGCGCCGACAAGACCCGGCGCATCCCGCTGAGCCATGGCGATGTGCTGGTCTGGGGCGGCGAAGACCGCTTGCGCTTTCACGGCGTGTTGCCGATCAAGCCCGGCGTGCATCCGCGCCTGGGTGAACGGCGGATCAACCTGACCTTGCGCAGGGCTGGTGGCTGAATGGCCTGCGGCCGGTCCCCTGCGCAAACAGGATGAACG
This region includes:
- the alkB gene encoding DNA oxidative demethylase AlkB, producing the protein MIQSDLDLFGAQPQRLASHTVLLPGFALVEIEALLDALRPVLRAAPFRHMRTPGGLRMAVGLTNCGTLGWVSDEHGYRYSPCDPLSGKPWPALPPVLLDLAARAAAMAGFDGFVPDACLVNHYLPGTRLSLHQDRDEQDFGQPIVSVSLGLPAVFLFGGLQRADKTRRIPLSHGDVLVWGGEDRLRFHGVLPIKPGVHPRLGERRINLTLRRAGG